The Bacillota bacterium DNA window AAGATGAGTGCGAGCGCATGTATCGGGTTCTGGATCGCCCCACCATACGTGCCTGAATGAACATCGGACTTAGCTCCTTGCACCTCGATCTGAACACCGCAAAGCCCCTTCCGGCCGACCAGCACTGCGCCCTCGGCTTCGCTGTACTGCCCTCCGTCGGAGCTGAAAACGACATCGCAGGCCAACAGCTCCTTGTGGGCTCTTACGAAATCGGTCAGTTGTGGGCTTCCGATCTCTTCCTGGCCCTCGAACAAGAACTTCACGTTGACCGGGAGCGCACCTTCACCCTTCAGCATCGCCTCTGCCGCCAGGATGGGAATTAGCATATTCCCCTTGTCATCCGATGCTCCTCGGGCGTAGATCCTGTCTCCGACCACGACTGGCTCGAACGGAGGCCTAGACCAGAGGTCGATCGGGTCCGCCGGCTGGGTGTCGAAGTGCCCGTAGATCATTATTGTGGCTTTACCCGGAGCGTGCAGCCAATCTCCGTAGACCACTGGATGGCCTCCGGTCGGCATGACTTTTGCGTTCTCAATCCCAGCAGCAGTCATCCGATCCACAACCCACTCGGCCGCGCGCTGCACCTCTGGAGCATATTCCGGCAGAGCACTTATGCTCGGGATTCGAAGGAAGTCCATCAATTCAGACAGGAATTCGTTCCGGTGTTCGCGCACGTAGGCCATCCAACCAGTCATACTCAACGCCCCTTTTCAGTCATGGTATGGAGTCCACTGGACAGCCAGTGTGATGTCGCCCGCCCGCACGGGTTCCCCAAGTGCCTGTCTGTCTAGACCGGGACCCCTTACCCGATAA harbors:
- a CDS encoding dipeptidase, coding for MTGWMAYVREHRNEFLSELMDFLRIPSISALPEYAPEVQRAAEWVVDRMTAAGIENAKVMPTGGHPVVYGDWLHAPGKATIMIYGHFDTQPADPIDLWSRPPFEPVVVGDRIYARGASDDKGNMLIPILAAEAMLKGEGALPVNVKFLFEGQEEIGSPQLTDFVRAHKELLACDVVFSSDGGQYSEAEGAVLVGRKGLCGVQIEVQGAKSDVHSGTYGGAIQNPIHALALILNSMRSPDGKITIDGFYDNVVPLTAEDRASMAMVPFDEEKFKRELGIDDVFGEPGYTTLERAWARPTLDVNGIWGGFQGEGTKTVLPCKASAKLTCRLVPDQDPNQIMDLIEAHVARFTPAGVKVAVKRFPGTAKPYHIPRNHPGNEAARAVLEDVYGKPPYYIRTGGTIAVCHTFLSILGVHTVSFAFGLNDECVHAPNEFFRLSSWDRGQAAYCKLFIRMGQDE